One window from the genome of Hoplias malabaricus isolate fHopMal1 chromosome X2, fHopMal1.hap1, whole genome shotgun sequence encodes:
- the LOC136676899 gene encoding protein phosphatase 1F-like, with amino-acid sequence MGTREKDEAVKFLKSFVEEFVNPLGPEDALPLPPLSRKVTLQELTGESLELGQRLLCARHAPSWLSASMCHAAVSEVLKADLSSFHCPKDPEQQSDEEPEVVLLQSEPVQRLFINKLREVGMAWNKQLPDPAPRSPQSHLCSVHAIRNTRRKMEDRHVILTEFNQLFGLQDNVEREYYAVFDGHGGVDAATYAATHLHVVLSQQEALKSDTQTAFKNTFVQTDEMFKIKAKRERMRSGSTGVAVLLAANWLTVAWLGDSQAMLVRRGEPVVLMDPHKPEREDEKQRIEELGGCIAFMGCWRVNGTYAVSRAIGDFDQKPYVSNAADCSSVQLNGDEDYILLACDGFFDVVCPADVPGLVLEALRDTGGSGKEAAQSLVNQAKAAGSSDNITVLLVFLQEPRKLLLKETGSGTEAGVRDQAPKN; translated from the exons ATGGGGACGAGGGAGAAGGATGAGGCGGTGAAATTTCTGAAGAGTTTTGTGGAGGAGTTTGTGAACCCACTTGGTCCAGAAGATGCTCTTCCCCTCCCCCCACTTAGCCGCAAGGTTACTCTACAGGAGCTGACAGGAGAGAGTCTGGAGCTTGGCCAGCGATTGCTTTGTGCACG GCATGCCCCCTCCTGGCTGAGTGCGTCAATGTGCCATGCTGCGGTCAGTGAAGTCCTGAAAGCTGACCTTTCATCTTTCCACTGCCCTAAAGACCCTGAACAGCAGTCAGATGAAGAACCAGAAGTAGTTT TGCTACAGTCTGAGCCTGTTCAACGTTTGTTTATTAACAAGCTTAGAGAGGTGGGTATGGCCTGGAATAAACAGCTGCCTGATCCAGCTCCTCGCTCCCCACAGTCCCACCTCTGCTCAGTTCACGCCATTCGGAATACTCGCAGAAAAATGGAAGATCGGCATGTGATACTCACTGAATTTAACCAGCTCTTTGGATTGCAG GACAATGTTGAGCGTGAGTACTATGCTGTCTTTGATGGACATGGAGGAGTAGACGCTGCCACGTATGCTGCTACCCACCTGCATGTCGTCCTCAGCCAGCAGGAGGCGCTAAAGAGTGACACCCAAACAGCCTTCAAAAACACATTCGTACAAACAGACGAAATGTTCAAGATCAAAGCCAAGAGAGAG CGTATGCGCAGTGGCAGTACAGGTGTGGCAGTATTGCTGGCTGCTAATTGGCTAACTGTGGCCTGGCTGGGGGACTCTCAAGCAATGCTCGTGAGGAGAGGAGAGCCTGTCGTGCTTATGGACCCccacaaaccagagagagag GATGAGAAGCAGAGAATAGAGGAGCTAGGAGGCTGCATTGCTTTTATGGGTTGTTGGAGGGTTAATGGAACATATGCTGTTTCCAGGGCAATAG GTGATTTTGATCAGAAACCATATGTCTCTAATGCTGCAGACTGCTCCTCAGTTCAGCTGAATGGAGATGAGGATTACATCCTCCTGGCTTGTGATGGCTTTTTTGATGTTGTGTGTCCAGCGGATGTTCCTGGACTGGTGCTAGAGGCTCTGAGAGACACCGGTGGCTCAGGAAAGGAAGCTGCACAGAGCCTGGTGAATCAGGCCAAAGCTGCTGGCTCTAGTGACAACATCACTGTCTTGCTGGTGTTTTTGCAGGAACCACGGAAACTGTTACTTAAAGAAACAGGATCAGGAACAGAGGCAGGGGTGAGGGACCAAGCACCAAAAAattga